The nucleotide window GTTCTGCTGGTGCATATCCTAAAGTTCCAATGATCCGAGTTGCTGTTGGAGCGCGGTCTGTTCTCCTGACGGTAGCTGCTCCAAAATCAATTAAAACTATCTTTTGATCCCTGTCTCTTCTGATTAAATTAGAGGGTTTAATATCCCGATGGATCACTCTTTGTTGATGAATATCTTGCACAATACAGAGCAGATCTTCTAAAAAGTTAATAACCTTTTCCTCACTCCAAGGTGTGGTTAATTCTTCATCGAGACAATGACCTTGAATATATTCTTGAACTAAATAAAATCGGTCATCTTCGGCAAAATAAGCAAATATTTGGGGGATTTGAGGGTGTTCAGTTCCCAATCTTAGCAACAGTTCCGCTTCTTGCTGAAATAGTTCTTGTGCTTCTTGGGTAGCGTTAGGCTCGGTTAGTCGCTTGAGGACTTTTTGGGTTTGAAAACAATCTAAATCTTCTACTAAATAGGTTTCCCCAAACCCCCCTACTCCTAAAAGGCGAATGATTCGATAACGCTCGCGGATTATGTCTGCTGGATTTAAAGGCATTCTCGTCGATAACTGAACCTGATTATTTGGCAATTTTCTCGCTTAATTATAGCTATTTTTTTAAGCTAAGATTCATCATTGATGACCGGAGTTGGGGTCTATAGCATCCACTCTAAAAATTTTTAATAGACTTCCAAGGGAGACTTTTTTAAGGTTTTCTGTAATTGAATGCGTTTGAATTTTGGATTTAATGTAATCATAATCGAGTCGAGAAAATTAGAGGAGGTGTTTTGAGCTAGAGCGTGAGCTAAAATTAATATTCCATTATAGCCCCTTGCAGTTCGCCAAGTAAGTGATCCTCTCCATAATTGTTCTGCTTGTTTCTGGAAATTCGGGTCTTTCACGTCTCCTGTTATTGGAAAGAAAAAAGGGCTACTATTCCTTAAAGAGTCTGATGAGCTATCTAGAGAAAGTAAATTTAATTGATGTTGAGTATAAAGGGGAATAATGTCTTGAATAATCTCCCTAGAGGAGTTACTCATGACCGCTAAAATTTTCGGCTCTTTTCCGAATTTATTAGCAATTTTCTGGGCTTTTTCTAAGTTATTATTATCATCGGCAATAATGACTTGCAATCCATATGGATTTAAATCCTGTCTTTGATTAATATACTGTTGTGCTTGAGCGATTCCTTTCAGAATTTCTTGACCAGCATCAGCACCATGATTATGATCGCTTAGGGGCAATGTAACCGCTATTGTCTGGAGCGGAATTTGATTAACTAATAATTCTAAATTATTAATATAAATTAAAATTTCTGCCTCGTTAGGTTGTTCTTTCCTAGCTTGTTTAAATAAGTCTAGTGCTTGTTGATAATCCCCTTTTTGATAAGCGGTTACTGCTTTTTGTTTTTGAAACGACAAATTATTTTTACTGATAATAAATCCGCCACAACTAACACCGTTTGATTCAATAATTGGACAAGGAGTTTTAACATTTTTGGGGGGCAAACTGAGCGCTAACCCTCCCAATAACATCACTCCTAATCCTAATCCTATCCCTAATTTGCGCCAGTTTAAATTAAGGTTTAAAGGGGGTTGGGGTTTTGGGGATAAATGAGGGTTGAGACTCTCTAAAACTTCCTTAACGGATTGATAGCGCTCATTAAAATGAAAAGCAGTCATTTTATCTATTATATCTGCAAAGCGATCGCTCACAGGAGTTTGATCGCGCCAGTTCAATACACCGTTATCATCTCGCTCCCATTGCTCTTTAATCGGATCTTTGCCGGTCAAAGCTTGTATAGCAATAATTCCCACTGAATAGATATCGCTGCAAAATCTGGGAGAACCTATCCATTGTTCTGGGGGTGAATACCCTTGAGTTCCTAAATTAGTTAAATTTTGTTGGGTTGTAGAATTATATTCTCTGGCCACCCCAAAATCAATTAAAACTATCTTATTATCCTTTTGGGAGCGAATTAAATTGGAGGGTTTTATATCTCGGTGAATGATATTTGCTTGATGGACATTTTGGAGAATTAACAAAAGCTCTCGTAATAAATTTTTAACTTGTTGTTCATTCCATTGAGGATTAACAGCAAACACATCTTTAAGGGATGTTCCCCCGATATACTGTTGCACAATATAAATATGATTATCTACTTCTAAATAATCCAAAAAGGCAGGGATTTGGGAATGATTATTACCTAACTCCCTTAAAATAGTGGCTTCTCGTCTAGTACGCTCTCTAAAATTTTCAATAGCTTGTGAATTGGTTAAATGCTTAACAACACAAAGATAATTATCCTCTAGGCGAGTATCTTCTGCTAGATAAGTAACCCCAAATCCCCCTTTACCCAGAAATTTAAGAATTTTATAGCGATTACCTATTATATCTCCTGGCTCTGGCATCCTGTTGTCTCTTGCGATCGGTTTTTGAAGTATATGATGTTTATTTTGCCACAGAATTTTTCTTGAGGTACAGAGTTCTGGGTTTTGCAGCAAGAGACTTTTAGGCAAGGGACAGGAGGGAATTACTAATACACAGTTTAAATGCACAACAGCTTAATAAGCTAAGACGCATTTAATTTTTATATCATCAATTCTTGAGAAATAAACCATCATGTAGAGACGTTGTATGCAACGTCTCTATACCCTCCCCGCCTTTCAATCAATAAATTAAGTGCGTGACAGCTTAACTGTTAACTGTTAACTGTTAACTAAATTGCCCACCCTACTAACTCTCATGTAAAAGCTTCTAAATTCAATGATTCCAAAGCTTGTAATGCTTCTGTTGCTGTTGAATAACGTTGTCGGAAATCATAACAGATCATTTTATCTAAAATATCGCCTAAGTGAGAATTAACTTGTATGTGTTCTCGCCAAATAGTATTTAAAGTATTGGGATCTACTTTAAATTTAGTGGGTTCAATTCCGGTTAACGCTTGAATTCCTATTTTACCAACAGCATACACATCACTACAAAATCGAGGAGAACCTACGGCTTGTTCTGGGGCGATATATCCTCGATTACTATTTTGAGTGGTAATGGTTTGACCCGTAGCTACTTGTTTAAGTGACCCAAAGCCAATTAAAACTATTTTACCATCTGAGTCTCGTTCAATTAAATTATCAGGATTAATTTCTCGATGAATTTTGTTTTGTTGATGGATAAAAGCCAGAACTTCTAAAATTTTTTTTAACAGATCGACAACTTGAAATTCTGACCAAGGCTGTTCTAAAATTAATTTTTGACTTAAATATTTTCCCTCAATAAACTGATGCACTAAATAATAATAACCCCCTTCTTCAAAGTCAGCTAATAACTGAGGAATTTGATCGTGACGACCGAGTTCTTGTAGTGCCCATGCCTCTCTCTGAAACCGTTGTGTCATCTTTTCAGAATTACTTTGCCATTGTTTGACAATACAAGGAACGGACTGAGAAAACCCAATATCCTCCGCTAAATAAGTTTTGCTATACTCGTTACTCGCTAAGTCTCCGATCACTCGATAACGACCTAATAAAACTTTATCTAACATGGGATCGGATAGGCTAATGAGAGGATTTAATGATGGTGGTTGCTCTAATATTAATCCTTGTTGATTTATTCTTTCTATCAAGTCCCATAAATTAGATTTACGAACTCTTTCCCCATTTACAAGTATGCTTTTCTTTTGAAAAATATTATTTAATTTATTCCATAAATTATGAGCAACAAATCGAGCAATATAACTCACATTTAATCCTTTTAATGCGGATTCATTTTTTTTCATTTCTTCATAGGTTAAGCCCTGTAAACTTCCTCTTATGATTGCCTCTTCTCGATTGTCTACGGGCTTACCTTCTATTTGTAAAAACTCATGATTGATAAAATTGATGAATTCTTCTGGAGTCATAAAACCCTTACTTTGCTTGATCAAAAATAACGATTTGGAAAACCAATCTCTACAATTTTTAGCATGATTGATGATTAAGTTAGTCTCTGAACTCAGAATATACTTAGTATAACTTATAGTTTAACCTATTGTTCAAATCTTATTTGTTTTATGAGTTTTATGAATAAAAAAATGAATTTTATGAACTTTTAGCCACTGGACAATATTAATAAAATTATTCATACTCTAATTAATGAAGTCAAATTTCTAGAGATTCTTATAGATAAATATACTTAACCATTTATCTATCTGGATCAATTCTTAAAATTTTAAGTTGTGTAAACTCTTAAAATTTTCTGGAAAATCGCCCTAGTTTCAATAACTTAATCTAAAATATCTGTTAACTTGACAGTTAAATTTATAGAGGTTGCCCGCTCTAAGTAGAAGGGGTAAAAATGAATAAAGACCAATGGGTAATAATAGCTTTTACCATTATAGCCATCGGAGTTAGTTTAGGGGTTTTATTTGTCATTTTAGTTAAGCTTAAACGAGGTAAAACTAATATTAATAGTTTGGTAAAGCTTAATCAAATTGTGGGAACGATCGGAAAAGTTCAAATTCCTTTTGATCAAAACAGTAAAGGTAAGGTCAGAGTTAAAGTAAAAGGGTCTTTAATAGATTTAGTCGCTGTTACTAATTTCCCCGCTCAATTTCAACTAGGAGAAGATGTTTTAATTATAGAATTTAAAGAAAATAAAGTCTGGGTTGTCCCCGAAGACTATTTAAGAAAAACTAAACATCAGGAGTCTAAAAAATGAGTCAAACATCTAATCAAACCCATCAAACAATAATTACCCAAAGTCTCCCACCAGATTATTCTTCATCACCTCCTGAAAATTCCTCTCTATTTTCAGGGGCAGTCTTGACAGCTTTTCCCATTGCTTTATTAATATTTGGAGGAATATTATCGGTTTGGTTTATGAAATCATTTTTATGTATTTGTAAACCGAATGAAGTTTTGATCTTATGTGGACGAAAACGAAAAACCAAAGATAATCAAGACATTGGATATCGAGTCATTGCTGGAGGAAGGGCGATCCGAATTCCTATTGTCGAAACGGTAAAACGAATGGATGTCACCACAACTCCCATCAGAGTAGAAATTAGAAATGCCTATTCTAAAGGAGGAATCCCTTTAAATATTCATGCGATCGCTAATGTTAAAATCTCTAGTAATCCTGATGTAGTGGGGAATGCAATAGAACGATTTTTAGATCACGATCGATCAGAAATTATCCGAGTTGCTAAAGAAACGTTAGAAGGAAATTTACGAGGAGTTGTAGCCACATTAACCCCAGAACAAGTCAACGAAGATAGACTTAAATTTGCTGAAAAAATTACCTCAGAAGTGACCCAAGATTTAATCAAATTGGGGTTAGAAATTGACACTTTAAAAATTCAAAATGTATCTGATGATGTGGATTATCTCAACTCTTTAAGTCGAGAAAGAATAGCCCTAATTATTCGAGATGCAGAAATTGGCGAATCTGATGCCCTCAGTGAAGCTGAACAAATAGAAGCGGAATGTGAAGAACAGGCAGAAGTCGCCAAAACTCAGGATAGAATTATCGTGATTGAAAAAGAAAATGAACTGAGAAAAATTAAAGCAAAACTCGAACAACAAGCTAAATCAGAAGAAGAAATAACCATTGCTGCCGCTAAAGAAAGACAAGCAAAAGTCGAACAAAAATTACAAGAAGTGAGGGCAGAATTAGAACGGTTACGGTTACAAGCGGATGAAGTTTTACCCGCCGAAGCACAACGGGAAGCAGAAACTTTAAAAGCGAGAGGAAAAGCGGCGGTGTTTGAAGAAAATGCCAAAGCTGCTGCTTTAGTGAATGAAATGTTATCCCAAGTTTGGCAAGAAACTGGACGGGATGCCTCAGAAATATTCCTCATTCAACAATTAGAAAGTATTTTAGAAGAAGCGGTTAAAATTCCTAAGCGCCTTCAGCTAAAAGAAGTTAATGTTGTTGATAACGGCGATGGAAAATCTGTCTCAACCTTAATGAAGGTTTATCCCGAAATAGTCGGACAGTTTTTAGAAAGTGTCGATAAAACTCTAGGGATTGATGTCGTCGGAACATTAACTCAACCCCCTAAAGACTAAAGCTTTTTTCTTCTCGTTAATTTTCCTAAACTTTCAAAATTTAGGGAAAATATTTACTCAAACTCAACTTAATTCAAATTTAGGAGAAACTGATATGGAACTGATTGTTATGTTATTAGGAATGTTAGGGTTAGGTGCTTGTGCCTCTGGGGTAGTGATTAGGAATTATTATTATATTTGTCAACCGAGTGAAGTTTTAATTTTTGCCGGCAGTCGCCAAAAAACAGCTACA belongs to Gloeothece citriformis PCC 7424 and includes:
- a CDS encoding bifunctional serine/threonine-protein kinase/ABC transporter substrate-binding protein, which produces MPKSLLLQNPELCTSRKILWQNKHHILQKPIARDNRMPEPGDIIGNRYKILKFLGKGGFGVTYLAEDTRLEDNYLCVVKHLTNSQAIENFRERTRREATILRELGNNHSQIPAFLDYLEVDNHIYIVQQYIGGTSLKDVFAVNPQWNEQQVKNLLRELLLILQNVHQANIIHRDIKPSNLIRSQKDNKIVLIDFGVAREYNSTTQQNLTNLGTQGYSPPEQWIGSPRFCSDIYSVGIIAIQALTGKDPIKEQWERDDNGVLNWRDQTPVSDRFADIIDKMTAFHFNERYQSVKEVLESLNPHLSPKPQPPLNLNLNWRKLGIGLGLGVMLLGGLALSLPPKNVKTPCPIIESNGVSCGGFIISKNNLSFQKQKAVTAYQKGDYQQALDLFKQARKEQPNEAEILIYINNLELLVNQIPLQTIAVTLPLSDHNHGADAGQEILKGIAQAQQYINQRQDLNPYGLQVIIADDNNNLEKAQKIANKFGKEPKILAVMSNSSREIIQDIIPLYTQHQLNLLSLDSSSDSLRNSSPFFFPITGDVKDPNFQKQAEQLWRGSLTWRTARGYNGILILAHALAQNTSSNFLDSIMITLNPKFKRIQLQKTLKKSPLEVY
- a CDS encoding serine/threonine-protein kinase, which gives rise to MTPEEFINFINHEFLQIEGKPVDNREEAIIRGSLQGLTYEEMKKNESALKGLNVSYIARFVAHNLWNKLNNIFQKKSILVNGERVRKSNLWDLIERINQQGLILEQPPSLNPLISLSDPMLDKVLLGRYRVIGDLASNEYSKTYLAEDIGFSQSVPCIVKQWQSNSEKMTQRFQREAWALQELGRHDQIPQLLADFEEGGYYYLVHQFIEGKYLSQKLILEQPWSEFQVVDLLKKILEVLAFIHQQNKIHREINPDNLIERDSDGKIVLIGFGSLKQVATGQTITTQNSNRGYIAPEQAVGSPRFCSDVYAVGKIGIQALTGIEPTKFKVDPNTLNTIWREHIQVNSHLGDILDKMICYDFRQRYSTATEALQALESLNLEAFT
- a CDS encoding NfeD family protein, translated to MNKDQWVIIAFTIIAIGVSLGVLFVILVKLKRGKTNINSLVKLNQIVGTIGKVQIPFDQNSKGKVRVKVKGSLIDLVAVTNFPAQFQLGEDVLIIEFKENKVWVVPEDYLRKTKHQESKK
- a CDS encoding flotillin family protein translates to MSQTSNQTHQTIITQSLPPDYSSSPPENSSLFSGAVLTAFPIALLIFGGILSVWFMKSFLCICKPNEVLILCGRKRKTKDNQDIGYRVIAGGRAIRIPIVETVKRMDVTTTPIRVEIRNAYSKGGIPLNIHAIANVKISSNPDVVGNAIERFLDHDRSEIIRVAKETLEGNLRGVVATLTPEQVNEDRLKFAEKITSEVTQDLIKLGLEIDTLKIQNVSDDVDYLNSLSRERIALIIRDAEIGESDALSEAEQIEAECEEQAEVAKTQDRIIVIEKENELRKIKAKLEQQAKSEEEITIAAAKERQAKVEQKLQEVRAELERLRLQADEVLPAEAQREAETLKARGKAAVFEENAKAAALVNEMLSQVWQETGRDASEIFLIQQLESILEEAVKIPKRLQLKEVNVVDNGDGKSVSTLMKVYPEIVGQFLESVDKTLGIDVVGTLTQPPKD